The Methylomarinum sp. Ch1-1 genome contains the following window.
TATGGCGTAGACAACAGCAGAGATAGCATAAATCTATTCATATTTTTCTCTTAAGATTTAACAGCAGCAATTCCCACTTTGGCGTTCAAAAAGGGCATGGGGTGTGTTTGGCGAGGATGTCGGCAGCAAGGATGCTGCCGTCAAGCCCCCAGGGATGGGTTTACGGCGCTCCTCGACAGACACACCCCATGCCCTAAACACCGCAAAAATACTCAAACTGATGGGAATTGCTGATTTAACAGGGTTTTAAAATAATAGCCGAAGTTGCGTTCCGCTTACACTCTTTAACAAAACGCATATTAACTGACACTATCTAACCATAAAAAAGGCCGGTTAAAAACCGGCCTTTCTTTTTTTGCTGTCGTTACTTCAACAATCCCTGCAACAAGGCATTCAGCTTATGGACGAATGCCGCCGGGTCATCCAGCTGGCCGCCTTCGCTGAGGATGGCTTGATCGAACAGAATATTGGTGATGTCGGCGAAGCGTTCGTCGTCCTGCTCATCCTTGATCGCGTTCACCAAGGCATGACTCGGATTGATTTCCAATGTCGGCTTGCTGCCTCCCATGCCCATCATATTCATCGATTGGCCGGCCTCTTTCATGATCCGTTCCATGTTCAGGCTCATGTCGTAAGCGCCGGTCACCAGACAGGCGGGAGAATCGGTCAGACGATGACTGATCTTGACGTCGTTGACTTTGTCGCCCAACACTTCCTTGATCTGTTTCAGCACCGATTCATAGTCTTTGCTGACTTCTTCCTGCTCCTTTTTCTCTTCTTCACTATCGAATTTTTCCAGGTCCAGCTCGCCTTTAGCGACGGACTGCAGGTGTTTACCGTCGAATTCGGTCAAGCTGGACACCAGCCATTCGTCGACACGATCGGACAGCAACAATACTTCGATGCCTTTTTTACGGAAGATTTCCAGGTGCGGACTGTTTTTCGCCGCCGAAAAGCTGTCTGCGGTGACATAATAGATCTTATCTTGACCCTCTTTCATGCGGCTGACGTAATCGGCCAGTGACACGTCTTGTTTGGCGCTGTCGGTATGGGTCGACGAGAAACGCAACAAATTGGCGACGCGATCCTTGTTTTTATGATCTTCGACCGGTCCTTCCTTGATCACATTACCGAACTGCTCCCAGAAAGTCGCGTATTTCTCGGCATCGTCTTTCGCCATGCTTTCCAACAGTCCTAGCACTTTCTTGACCGCACCGGCCTTGATCGCGCTGATTTGCTTGCTTTGCTGGAGAATTTCCCGCGACACATTCAGCGGCAATGAGTCCGCATCGATCACGCCGCGGATAAAACGCAGATAACGCGGCATCAATTGTTCGGCGTCATCGGTAATGAACACCTTACGGATATACAATTTAACGCCGTGTTTGGCGTCCCTATCCCACAGATCGAACGGTGCACGTGAAGGCACATACAGCAGCAGCGTGTATTCGTTGGTGCCTTCCACCTTGCTGTGGACATAGGTCAAAGGATCCTGAAAGTCGTGACCGACATGTTTGTAGAATTCGTTGTATTCTTCTTCGCTGATCTTATCTCTGGATTGCGTCCATAATGCCGAAGCGCTGTTGACGGTTTCTTCCTCGACTCGCGCCGGCGCTGTTTCATTGCCTTCTTCGTCGGTCTCTGCCGGAATTTCTTTGTCCATGACCACCGGAATCGAAATATGGTCGGAGAATTTCTTGACGATGGAACGCAAGCGAAAACCGTCCAGAAATTCCTCTTCGCCTTCTTTCAAATGCAAGACGATCTCGGTGCCGCGCCCCGGTTTTTCCACCGTTTCCAGCGTATACTCGCCTTCGCCGGTTGATTCCCAGCGTACCGCTTCCTGCTCGCCGGCTTTACGGGTGGTCAGAGTCACCTTGTCGGCGACGATGAAAGCGGAATAAAAGCCTACCCCGAACTGACCAATCAACTCACTGTCTTTAGCCTGATCGCCGGTTAACCGTTCGAAAAACTGTTTAGTGCCCGATTTGGCGATGGTGCCGATATGCTCTTGAACTTCGTCCCGACTCATGCCGATACCGTTATCGCTGACGGTAATCGTTTTGGCGTCTTTGTCGAAATCCAGACGGATTTTCAACTCGGGATCTCCTTCGTATAGAGCGTCATTGGACAACGCCTCAAAGCGCAGTTTATCGGCGGCATCGGAACCGTTGGAAATCAGTTCACGCAAAAAAATCTCTTTATTACTATATAAAGAGTGGATCATTAAATGCAGTAAATGCTTAACTTCGGTTTGAAAACCTAGGGTTTCTTTTTTTGCCTCAACAGTCATTTTTCTCTCTATTTGAATTTAAAAACGGATTGCCTTTAAATTGGGGACAGTATTTTTATTTTTCAAGTGTAGACAGCTCGAAAACTAAAGTTAAAATTAACGATAGACCTGATTTTCAGGATCGTATGCCTTGAACACCGGATTGGCCATGTTATGAAGCTCAATTTATCCTCCAAAAAAATACTGATTGTCGAAGACTATCCGGTCATGCGCAAGGCCATCAAGGATATGCTGGGCACCTTGGAAATCCAAAATATCGCCGAGGCCGACAACGGCCTGAACGCCCTGAAAGAAATCGCCAGGGGAAAATTTGACGTCATATTATGTGATTACAACCTAGGAAACGGCAAAAACGGCCAACAGGTGCTGGAGGAAGCGCGTTTACGTAAAATTCTGCCTTTCACCACCGTGTTCATCATCATCAGCAGCGAACAGGCGCCGGGCATGGTGCTGGGCGCGATGGAAAACAAACCGGACGAATATCTGACCAAGCCCTTCAATGCGCTGCAGTTGCTGACCCGACTGCAAAAAAATTTCAGGCGCAAGGAGTATCTGCACCCGGTGGAACGGGAAATCGACCGCGGCAACCTAGCCCTGGCCATCCATCATTGCGACAGACTGCTTAACGAAGACGACAAAAGAATGCGCATGCCGCTGCTGAAGATTCGCGGTGAGCTGGCGCTTAATGTCGGCGACCTGACCAAGGCCGGGGAAATTTATCACGAAGTGTTGGCGGAACGCGAATTGCCTTGGGCCAGATTGGGGCTGGGGATCATCGATTTGCAACGCCGCAACCTCGACCAAGCCATCGCCACGTTCGAAGGCCTGATCCACAGCAATCCGCTATTCATGGACAGTTATGACTGGCTAAGCAAAGCCTATCAAGCGGACGAGCAGCCCTTGCAAGCCCAAGAAATTTTAACTCAAGCCGTAGACCTATCGCCGACATCGATACTCAGACAAAAGAAGCTGGCCGCAACCGCAGATCAAAACAACAACGTAGACATCGCCGAACAGGCCTACAAAACGGTCGTCAAGTTAGGCAAACATTCGATACACAAGTCCAGCAGCGACTTTTCCAGTCTGGCAAAACTGTATTCCAAAACCCATGCCAGTAAACAAGCGCTCAAAACGCTAGACGACATGCGTCAGGAGTATATCAACAACCCGGAGGCCGAACTACGCGCCGCCACGTTGGAAACCGAACTCTATCAACAACTGGGTGATGACAAGCTGTCCCGGGAATCGTTTGCCAAGGTGCGCACGCTCAGCGAGGAACTCGGCAAAAACATGCCGAAAGACCTGCAGTTGGACCTGGTCAAAGCCTGCTTTTTGAACGATGACCAGGAAACCGCCGATCATATCCTCGAATCCTTGATCAAGAATCATATCGACGACGATCAGTTTATGGACGATATCCGCACCATGCAAAGCAGCGTCGGCCGCGATAATCATTCGGAAATTTTGATTCAGAAAACCAAGCAGGAACTGATCGACATCAACAACCAGGGCGTTTCGCTATTCAAGCAGGGAAAATCGCATGAGGCCATGACCTTGTTGGAACGGGCGGCGGCCAAAATGCCGAAAAACAAAACCATTATCCTCAACATGGCCCGAATCGCCCTGCATGATCTAAAGACCGCAGGTCCCAGTGAAGAGAAAATATTGCTCGCCCATTCGCTGCTCAAAAGAGCCAAGCAAGTCGGCGTGGCCCATGATAAAATCGGCACGATGCAAATGGAATTCTCCAGACTCACCCATGCTCGACCCGCAAATAATCACGATGCCGCGTAACACGAAGCAACATTTTTCCACCATTCTGGCGTCGACGGTGCACGACATCAAAAACTCGCTGGGAATATTGCAGGACCGCATCCATCATATTGCCGCGAGCCGTCAGCACAACGATCCGGATTTCATGCAGCTGGAATTCGAAGCCAATCGCATGAATCACAGCATGATGCAACTGCTGGCCCTATACAAGATCGATAACGATAAATTCAATCTCGATATCGATGAATATCCGCTCCAGGACATCCTCGATGAAGTGCAGGCTCAGCAAGCCCCTTTGCTGAAAATGAACGATATCAAGCTGACGGTGCAGTGCCCGGATGAACTCATGAGTTTCTGCGACTATACCCATATCAGCAATGCCCTGGGCACCATCTTCAATAACTCGCAGCGCTATAGCCTCAGCCAGGTAGCGCTTTCCGCTGATCAACACGGAGACTATGTTTGCTTAACGATAGAGGATGACGGCGCAGGCTATCCCGATGAATTACTAAGCATCGACCCAACCGACCACGAACAGATGGACTGGGTCAGCGGTAGTACCGGCCTGGGTCTTTATTTCGTCGCGACAATCGCCTCGCTGCACCAGAACGGCGACAAACAAGGCTATATTCGCATCGACAATCAGAGCCGCCTCGGCGGGGCGCGTTTCAGGCTGTTTCTGCCATGACCGGCAACGAACAAAAGCGCAGACAGATGGCGTACAGCGTTTCCCAGCTATTGCCTCGTCTTTGTCCCTTGATCTGCTGATCCGCTTTAGCGCATAACAGCAGAATATCTTCCAGATCGGCTTCTGTCAGGCGAGTCAATGCCGCGCTAACCAGCGACTTGCGCTTATCCCAGATGTGATGCTTGGCCAATACACTGTCTTTCCGCCCGCCTTTAGTCAAGTCTTTTTTTAGCGTCAATAGCGTCCTGGCTTCCCGACTCAAGGCCCACAACACCACCGGTTCGGCGACGCCTTCCGCCTTCAGACCGTTCAGGATCTTCACGCCGCGATTGCTGCGGGCCGCCAACAGGCTGTCCTGCAACTTGAATACATCGAAACGAGCGCTGTCGGCCACCAGGTCTTCGACGTCCTGACGGGAAATAGGCTTGGCGCCATGCAAGATATAAAGTTTTTCGATCTCTTGTGCCGCCGCCAGCAAATTACCTTCGATACGCGAGGCCAACAGCTTCAAAGCCTCGGGAACAATTTGCATGCCCTTTTTTTGCCCCCTGCGCTGCAGCCACTGCACCAGATCGGGGCCTTGTAAAGGCCAGACCTGAATCACGGCGCCGGCCTTGTCTATGGCCTGAAACCAGCGCGATTTTTGCGCAGCTGAGGCCAACCTACCGCAGCTGATCAATAATAGGGTATCGGCAGGAAGCCTTTCACAGTAGGCAAGCAAGGCCTTCGCCCCATCTGTACCCGGCTTACCGGTAGGCAAGCGCAGATCGATGATTTTTTTTTCGGCGAAAATGGACAGCGAATCAGCCTCGTCGCTCAATTGCTGCCAATCGAAATTTCCCTCGACGGAAAGCACCTCGCGTACGCTATAGCCGGCTTGCCTGGCAAAGGTGCGGATTTCGTCGGCCGCCTCGCCGATCTGCAAGGGTTCCTCGCCACAGAGCAGATAGATAGGCGCCAGCGACTTTTGCAAGGCGGAACTGAGCTGTTCAAGTTTTAAACGCATCTTCGAGATTAATTTTTCAGCACCGCTCGGGCGCGCATGACAATAGCCCGCACCGCCTGACGGTAGATTTCATCGCGGATCACCGCTTCTTCATTGCTTTTGGCCAGAATATCTACCTGGTCATTGAAGAAATCTCGGTTGATTTCCACTTCCTGCTGGTCCATCAAAATCTGCCCCGTAGGATCGAGCAACATGAACCTGACCGTGTAATTCAATTCGAATTCGGTGGCCTTACCGGCCGAATTCAGTGACAACACTCGCCTTCTCATGTCATCGCGGATCACCTTGATGACCATGCTGGCCTCTTCAGTCGAACTGACCAATTGCCCATCGGCTGATTTCAGCGACAAATTGATTTCGTCACGCAATGACGCGCTGGCGCCTTCGATATAGATATTTTTCATTTCCTCGGGTATATCGAGGGCGCCGCGCAAATGATAGCCACAGGCTGTCGACAGCAACATCACCGCAAAAAATGCGGCGTGACGGATTAATTGATTTCCCATGACTTATTACTTATCCAACTTCAAGCGACGATATTAACGAGTTTTTTTGGCACGACGATGACTTTCTTAACCGCCTTGTCGCCCAGATAACGCTGCACATTATCGTCGGCCAACGCCAGCGCCTCGATCTCTTCCTTAGAAGCGGATACGGCCACGTCCAATTTGCTGCGCAACTTGCCATTGACCTGTATCACCATCTGTAGGCTATCCTGCTGCATCGCCGACTGGTCGATCGTCGGCCAGCTTTCGACCACGATATCGCTGTCATGTCCCAGCTCCTGCCACAATTGCTGACAGACATGAGGAATAATCGGCGCCAGCATCAATACGATGGCCTCCAGAACTTCCTGTTTGATCGCCTTGCCATTATCCGTAGCATCGTCGAATTTTGACAGCGCATTGATCAGCTCCATGTTGGCGGCAATCGCGGTGTTGAAGGTATGGCGACGACTCAAATCATCGCTGACCTTGCTCAAGGCCTGATGCAATTGTCGACGCATCGTCTTTTGCGCTTCGTTCAAGGACGCCTTGTCCAGAGCCGCGGTGGTCTGCCCTTGTTCAACATGATTGAACACCTGACGCCACAATCGTTTCAAAAAGCGGAAAGCGCCTTCCACGCCGGCATCATTCCACTCCAGCGACTGATCCGGCGGTGACGTGAACATCGTGTATAAGCGGACGGTATCGGCGCCATATTTATCGATCAGCATTTGCGGATCAACACCGTTATTTTTGGATTTGGACATTTTTTCGATCGGCCCGACGATCACCGGCGAACCATCTTCCAACAACTTAGCACCGACAATTCGCCCCTTAGCATCGCACTCAACATCGACTTGCGTCAGGTTGAAATAGCGTTTGTGGCCGTTCTGATCGATCTGGTAGAAAGTCTCGGCAACGACCATGCCTTGAGTCAGCAGGTTTTTGAACGGCTCGTCGGCGTTGACCAAGCCTTCATCGCGCAACAACTTGGTATAAAAGCGCGCATACAGCAAGTGCAGAATGGCGTG
Protein-coding sequences here:
- a CDS encoding response regulator yields the protein MKLNLSSKKILIVEDYPVMRKAIKDMLGTLEIQNIAEADNGLNALKEIARGKFDVILCDYNLGNGKNGQQVLEEARLRKILPFTTVFIIISSEQAPGMVLGAMENKPDEYLTKPFNALQLLTRLQKNFRRKEYLHPVEREIDRGNLALAIHHCDRLLNEDDKRMRMPLLKIRGELALNVGDLTKAGEIYHEVLAERELPWARLGLGIIDLQRRNLDQAIATFEGLIHSNPLFMDSYDWLSKAYQADEQPLQAQEILTQAVDLSPTSILRQKKLAATADQNNNVDIAEQAYKTVVKLGKHSIHKSSSDFSSLAKLYSKTHASKQALKTLDDMRQEYINNPEAELRAATLETELYQQLGDDKLSRESFAKVRTLSEELGKNMPKDLQLDLVKACFLNDDQETADHILESLIKNHIDDDQFMDDIRTMQSSVGRDNHSEILIQKTKQELIDINNQGVSLFKQGKSHEAMTLLERAAAKMPKNKTIILNMARIALHDLKTAGPSEEKILLAHSLLKRAKQVGVAHDKIGTMQMEFSRLTHARPANNHDAA
- a CDS encoding sensor histidine kinase, producing the protein MPRNTKQHFSTILASTVHDIKNSLGILQDRIHHIAASRQHNDPDFMQLEFEANRMNHSMMQLLALYKIDNDKFNLDIDEYPLQDILDEVQAQQAPLLKMNDIKLTVQCPDELMSFCDYTHISNALGTIFNNSQRYSLSQVALSADQHGDYVCLTIEDDGAGYPDELLSIDPTDHEQMDWVSGSTGLGLYFVATIASLHQNGDKQGYIRIDNQSRLGGARFRLFLP
- the htpG gene encoding molecular chaperone HtpG, producing the protein MTVEAKKETLGFQTEVKHLLHLMIHSLYSNKEIFLRELISNGSDAADKLRFEALSNDALYEGDPELKIRLDFDKDAKTITVSDNGIGMSRDEVQEHIGTIAKSGTKQFFERLTGDQAKDSELIGQFGVGFYSAFIVADKVTLTTRKAGEQEAVRWESTGEGEYTLETVEKPGRGTEIVLHLKEGEEEFLDGFRLRSIVKKFSDHISIPVVMDKEIPAETDEEGNETAPARVEEETVNSASALWTQSRDKISEEEYNEFYKHVGHDFQDPLTYVHSKVEGTNEYTLLLYVPSRAPFDLWDRDAKHGVKLYIRKVFITDDAEQLMPRYLRFIRGVIDADSLPLNVSREILQQSKQISAIKAGAVKKVLGLLESMAKDDAEKYATFWEQFGNVIKEGPVEDHKNKDRVANLLRFSSTHTDSAKQDVSLADYVSRMKEGQDKIYYVTADSFSAAKNSPHLEIFRKKGIEVLLLSDRVDEWLVSSLTEFDGKHLQSVAKGELDLEKFDSEEEKKEQEEVSKDYESVLKQIKEVLGDKVNDVKISHRLTDSPACLVTGAYDMSLNMERIMKEAGQSMNMMGMGGSKPTLEINPSHALVNAIKDEQDDERFADITNILFDQAILSEGGQLDDPAAFVHKLNALLQGLLK
- the holA gene encoding DNA polymerase III subunit delta, encoding MRLKLEQLSSALQKSLAPIYLLCGEEPLQIGEAADEIRTFARQAGYSVREVLSVEGNFDWQQLSDEADSLSIFAEKKIIDLRLPTGKPGTDGAKALLAYCERLPADTLLLISCGRLASAAQKSRWFQAIDKAGAVIQVWPLQGPDLVQWLQRRGQKKGMQIVPEALKLLASRIEGNLLAAAQEIEKLYILHGAKPISRQDVEDLVADSARFDVFKLQDSLLAARSNRGVKILNGLKAEGVAEPVVLWALSREARTLLTLKKDLTKGGRKDSVLAKHHIWDKRKSLVSAALTRLTEADLEDILLLCAKADQQIKGQRRGNSWETLYAICLRFCSLPVMAETA
- the lptE gene encoding LPS assembly lipoprotein LptE — its product is MGNQLIRHAAFFAVMLLSTACGYHLRGALDIPEEMKNIYIEGASASLRDEINLSLKSADGQLVSSTEEASMVIKVIRDDMRRRVLSLNSAGKATEFELNYTVRFMLLDPTGQILMDQQEVEINRDFFNDQVDILAKSNEEAVIRDEIYRQAVRAIVMRARAVLKN